The following are encoded together in the Flavihumibacter fluvii genome:
- a CDS encoding c-type cytochrome: MKKYLLMAGISALAIACGGNPSEKKAEDSKATTEAPAPAPEPAAQDDKGIELIAASDCLTCHKVNEKAIGPAYVDVAKKYTADDATIATLAGKIIKGGSGNWGEVPMTPHPQVTEDDAKTMVKYILSLKNQ; the protein is encoded by the coding sequence ATGAAAAAGTACTTACTAATGGCAGGCATCAGTGCCCTTGCCATCGCCTGCGGAGGTAATCCTTCCGAAAAGAAAGCCGAAGACAGTAAAGCCACCACCGAAGCACCCGCACCTGCCCCTGAGCCAGCCGCCCAGGATGATAAAGGTATCGAGCTGATTGCTGCAAGTGATTGCCTCACCTGCCATAAAGTGAATGAAAAAGCTATCGGGCCAGCCTATGTTGATGTGGCAAAAAAATACACAGCTGATGATGCTACCATTGCAACCCTTGCCGGTAAGATCATTAAAGGCGGAAGCGGCAATTGGGGTGAAGTTCCTATGACGCCGCATCCCCAGGTTACAGAAGATGATGCCAAGACTATGGTGAAATACATCCTCTCACTCAAAAACCAATAA
- a CDS encoding 3-keto-disaccharide hydrolase has protein sequence MFRTLTVLAISSLSLASCSSSKKASGDSAAPNTLSKQEIKDGWQLLFDGTSTKGWHTYGKTAVGSAWQVVDGTLHLDASKKDNWQTVGGGDIVTNDAYENYHFKLEWKISKDGNSGVIFDVQDDPAKYEHVWHTGPEMQVLDNDGHPDGKINKHRAGNLYDLIASSSEPVKPVGEWNLAEIIQNRGKLEFKLNGVTVVSTTIGDDAWRTLIAGSKFKSMPDFGKFQYGKLALQDHGNDVWFRNIKIQKL, from the coding sequence ATGTTCCGTACTCTGACGGTCCTTGCCATTAGCTCTCTGAGCCTCGCTTCCTGCAGCTCTTCAAAAAAAGCCTCAGGAGACAGCGCTGCGCCCAATACCCTAAGCAAGCAGGAAATAAAGGATGGTTGGCAATTATTATTCGATGGCACATCTACAAAGGGTTGGCATACCTATGGTAAAACAGCCGTAGGTTCCGCCTGGCAGGTAGTGGATGGAACCCTGCACCTGGATGCCTCGAAAAAAGACAACTGGCAAACCGTTGGCGGTGGCGATATCGTCACCAATGATGCCTATGAGAATTATCACTTCAAACTGGAGTGGAAGATTTCCAAGGACGGTAACAGCGGTGTGATTTTCGATGTGCAGGATGATCCTGCCAAATATGAACATGTTTGGCATACCGGTCCGGAAATGCAGGTATTGGACAACGATGGCCACCCTGATGGAAAGATCAACAAACACCGGGCTGGTAATTTATATGACCTGATTGCTTCCAGTTCTGAGCCGGTTAAACCGGTAGGCGAATGGAACCTGGCCGAAATCATCCAGAACAGGGGAAAACTTGAATTCAAACTGAACGGTGTAACCGTAGTTTCAACCACCATCGGCGATGATGCCTGGCGTACCCTGATCGCCGGCAGCAAGTTCAAGAGCATGCCCGATTTCGGAAAATTCCAATACGGTAAACTCGCGCTCCAGGACCATGGCAACGATGTATGGTTCCGTAATATAAAAATTCAAAAACTCTAA
- a CDS encoding ThuA domain-containing protein, with protein MQQKINVLGTVIICCLLFACKPAAKVSQSKSLLVFSATKGYRHESIEDGIAAIRKIAVAKNWTVVATEDSAYFTTDNLKNFSGIVFLNTTGDVLGEPGQQALVDYVHNGGGIAGIHAATDCEYNWPWYNKLMGAYFESHPAQQTATLKVVGKHPATAMLPANWSRKDEWYNFRSVSPDITVLLMLDETTYKDGKMGANHPSAWYHSFEGGKVFYTALGHTRESYTEPLFLEHITAGITSVLK; from the coding sequence ATGCAACAAAAAATCAACGTACTCGGCACGGTAATCATTTGCTGCCTGTTATTTGCCTGTAAACCGGCTGCAAAGGTCAGCCAATCTAAATCTCTCCTGGTATTTTCAGCCACCAAAGGCTACAGGCATGAATCCATTGAAGATGGCATTGCGGCGATCCGGAAAATTGCGGTGGCAAAAAACTGGACGGTAGTAGCCACTGAAGACAGCGCTTATTTCACTACAGACAACCTGAAGAATTTTTCGGGGATCGTTTTCCTGAATACGACCGGTGACGTACTAGGCGAGCCCGGCCAACAGGCGCTGGTGGATTATGTACATAATGGCGGCGGTATTGCGGGCATCCATGCTGCTACTGATTGCGAATACAACTGGCCATGGTACAACAAACTGATGGGGGCTTATTTTGAATCACATCCCGCACAACAGACCGCTACCCTTAAAGTAGTGGGAAAACATCCGGCAACGGCCATGCTACCAGCCAACTGGAGCCGTAAAGATGAATGGTATAATTTCAGGAGTGTTTCGCCCGATATTACCGTGCTACTGATGCTGGATGAAACTACCTATAAAGATGGCAAAATGGGTGCAAACCATCCCTCGGCCTGGTACCATAGTTTTGAAGGCGGCAAGGTTTTCTATACAGCACTTGGACATACCCGGGAATCTTATACGGAGCCCTTATTTCTTGAGCATATCACGGCCGGGATCACCTCCGTTCTGAAGTAA
- a CDS encoding ADP-ribosylglycohydrolase family protein produces MKQFLALLSLLLMMKAGIAQSSVTISAPELSNKIKGGWAGQTIGVTFGGPYEFGFQGSFIGDYQPLLWYDGYLKETMLNIPGLYDDLYMDLTFVDVFNKYGFDAPIDSFANAFAHADYLLWHANQAARYNILQGMKAPASGHWKNNPHADCIDYQIEADFAGLMSPGMPNAASAISDRIGHIMNYGDGWYGGVYVGAMYSLAFISSDMNFIVGEALKSIPKQSEFYQCINDVIGWHKKYPNDWKQTWLEVQKKWADDIGCPDGVFHPFNIDAKVNAAYVVIGLLYGGKDFTKTLEISTRCGQDADCNPSTAGGILGTVLGYDKIPAYWKMGLQEAEGINFKYTTMSLKTVYEVGYKHALENIRRNGGKVDGEKITIKSQPVRAVQFEKSFDGSYPVVKIPVKWSEAKDVLRFDFEGTGFVIKGHADKGGSGAEYVFKTALYVDGKLVESPVLPVDYIKRRHELAWKYDLPKGKHTVELRILNPATKESVKAWDAIIYSDKLVNGLLQNGGDPGRDMLKK; encoded by the coding sequence ATGAAACAATTTCTTGCCCTGCTCTCTTTGTTGCTGATGATGAAGGCCGGTATTGCCCAGTCATCCGTGACCATTTCCGCCCCTGAATTAAGCAACAAGATAAAAGGTGGCTGGGCCGGACAAACCATCGGGGTAACCTTCGGTGGTCCATACGAGTTCGGGTTCCAGGGTTCTTTTATCGGCGACTACCAACCCCTGCTCTGGTATGATGGTTACCTCAAGGAAACCATGCTGAATATTCCGGGTTTGTACGATGACCTGTACATGGACCTGACCTTTGTGGATGTATTCAACAAATACGGCTTCGATGCGCCTATTGATTCTTTTGCCAACGCCTTTGCCCATGCAGATTATTTGTTATGGCATGCCAACCAGGCCGCGCGGTATAATATCCTGCAGGGCATGAAGGCACCGGCTTCGGGCCATTGGAAAAATAATCCGCATGCCGATTGCATCGATTACCAGATCGAGGCAGATTTCGCGGGACTGATGAGTCCGGGTATGCCCAATGCCGCTTCAGCCATTTCCGATCGCATCGGCCATATCATGAACTATGGTGATGGCTGGTATGGCGGCGTATACGTTGGCGCCATGTATTCCCTGGCCTTTATTTCAAGCGATATGAATTTCATTGTTGGAGAAGCACTAAAATCCATTCCGAAGCAAAGTGAGTTCTACCAATGTATCAATGATGTGATCGGCTGGCATAAAAAATATCCCAATGACTGGAAGCAGACATGGCTGGAAGTACAGAAGAAATGGGCGGATGATATTGGTTGCCCGGATGGCGTTTTCCATCCCTTTAATATTGATGCAAAAGTGAATGCAGCGTATGTGGTGATCGGTTTATTATATGGGGGGAAGGATTTTACGAAGACCCTGGAGATCTCGACCCGGTGCGGCCAGGATGCCGATTGTAATCCATCTACAGCGGGCGGTATACTCGGAACAGTATTAGGGTATGATAAAATTCCAGCCTATTGGAAAATGGGTTTGCAGGAAGCCGAGGGCATCAATTTCAAATATACCACCATGTCATTGAAAACGGTGTATGAAGTTGGGTACAAACATGCCCTCGAGAATATCAGGCGGAATGGCGGGAAAGTGGATGGCGAAAAAATAACGATAAAATCGCAGCCGGTTCGGGCGGTGCAGTTTGAAAAAAGTTTTGACGGGTCGTACCCGGTGGTGAAGATCCCGGTAAAATGGTCGGAGGCAAAAGATGTATTGCGCTTTGATTTTGAGGGCACAGGCTTTGTGATCAAGGGGCACGCAGATAAAGGGGGAAGTGGGGCGGAATATGTCTTTAAAACGGCCTTGTATGTGGATGGTAAATTGGTGGAATCACCGGTGCTGCCGGTTGATTATATTAAAAGGCGGCATGAGCTGGCCTGGAAATACGATCTCCCGAAAGGAAAGCATACGGTGGAGTTACGCATCCTGAATCCTGCCACAAAAGAAAGTGTGAAGGCCTGGGATGCCATCATTTACAGCGATAAACTGGTAAACGGGTTACTTCAGAACGGAGGTGATCCCGGCCGTGATATGCTCAAGAAATAA
- a CDS encoding DUF3037 domain-containing protein has translation MPAQNLFEYAIIRVVPRVEREEFLNVGVILYSRPAKFLQARYALDEKRLQAFSADLDLEELNSYLQSLERICKGAPDAGPIGELDLASRFRWLTATRSTVIQTSKVHPGFCNDPLAALDKLFHDMVQ, from the coding sequence ATGCCCGCACAAAACTTATTTGAATACGCCATCATACGCGTGGTGCCCAGGGTGGAGCGGGAGGAATTCCTGAATGTGGGCGTGATCCTCTATTCCAGGCCGGCGAAATTCCTGCAGGCTAGATATGCACTCGATGAAAAGCGTTTGCAGGCATTCAGTGCTGATTTGGACCTGGAGGAATTGAACAGTTACCTGCAATCACTCGAACGGATTTGTAAAGGTGCGCCAGACGCCGGACCGATTGGCGAGCTCGACCTGGCTTCCCGTTTCAGGTGGCTCACGGCGACGCGCAGCACGGTCATCCAGACATCTAAAGTGCATCCCGGATTTTGTAATGATCCGCTTGCCGCCCTTGATAAACTATTCCATGACATGGTACAATAG
- a CDS encoding HipA family kinase, protein MPINPLSIRTVQVTRYVTPLREGGSLPAIAEADDGFLYVLKFRGAGQGIKALIAELIGGEMARAIGLKIPEIVFAIIDEAFGRTEPDEEIQDLLKSSVGLNLGLHYLSGSISFDPTVKHIDPLLASKIVWLDSLLMNVDRTSRNTNLLMWYKELWLIDHGAALYFHHAWDNWEIQASKPFVQVKDHVLLPFASALAEADEHCRQVLTPGLIRNIVSLVPDEWLLKDFTGTPDEIREVYYQFLMTRISHAGIFLKEAQDARTKLI, encoded by the coding sequence ATGCCCATCAACCCATTATCGATCAGGACGGTTCAGGTGACCCGCTATGTTACCCCACTGCGCGAAGGCGGCTCGCTGCCGGCCATCGCCGAGGCCGATGATGGATTTTTATATGTACTGAAATTTCGTGGTGCAGGGCAGGGGATCAAGGCCCTGATCGCCGAACTGATCGGCGGCGAAATGGCCCGGGCCATCGGACTGAAAATCCCGGAGATCGTATTCGCCATTATCGATGAAGCCTTCGGTCGTACCGAGCCCGATGAAGAGATCCAGGACCTGCTGAAAAGCAGCGTGGGACTGAACCTCGGACTGCATTACCTCTCAGGCTCTATCAGCTTCGACCCAACCGTAAAACATATTGACCCATTGCTGGCCTCCAAAATTGTGTGGCTCGACAGCCTGCTGATGAATGTGGACCGCACCAGCCGTAATACCAACCTGCTAATGTGGTACAAGGAACTCTGGCTGATCGACCATGGCGCAGCTTTATATTTTCACCATGCCTGGGATAACTGGGAAATACAGGCTTCCAAGCCTTTTGTACAGGTGAAGGACCATGTGCTGCTGCCCTTCGCTTCAGCATTAGCTGAGGCAGATGAACATTGCAGGCAGGTACTAACACCCGGCCTTATCCGAAATATTGTTTCCCTGGTCCCGGATGAATGGCTGCTGAAAGATTTTACAGGTACACCCGATGAAATCCGGGAAGTATATTACCAGTTCCTGATGACCCGGATCAGTCATGCCGGTATTTTCCTAAAAGAAGCCCAAGATGCCCGCACAAAACTTATTTGA
- a CDS encoding sugar phosphate isomerase/epimerase family protein, with product MTTRRSFLKQAGLITPAAMLMPNLLWADKKKHAIGIQLYTLRELIAKDPKGVLNQVAAAGYTEIETFGYGAGKYFGMTVKEFAAYAKTLELTSPSGHYMPPKFLWGAEEEGKAEINDLIETAHVMKHEYLVVPYLPAEKRTSLDDYKRLAAKLNVAGEMTRKAGIQLAYHNHDFEFKDYSGTTGYDILTSQTDENLVKFELDLYWTVFAGKDPQQLFEKLKGRVPMWHVKDMDKADRTKQTEVGNGAIDYKGIFKFAKLSGMKHFYVEQENNYVPDPVGAIQSSAKYIMANLV from the coding sequence ATGACCACCCGCAGATCCTTTTTGAAACAAGCCGGACTAATTACACCGGCCGCCATGTTGATGCCCAACCTGCTTTGGGCGGATAAGAAAAAGCATGCCATCGGTATCCAATTATATACGCTCCGGGAATTGATCGCAAAAGACCCTAAGGGTGTTTTGAACCAGGTAGCTGCAGCCGGGTATACTGAAATTGAAACCTTCGGTTATGGTGCCGGTAAATACTTTGGTATGACGGTGAAAGAGTTTGCTGCTTATGCCAAGACACTTGAACTTACCTCACCCAGCGGCCACTACATGCCACCTAAATTCCTTTGGGGCGCTGAAGAGGAAGGAAAGGCTGAGATAAATGACCTGATCGAGACCGCGCATGTCATGAAGCACGAATACCTGGTGGTTCCTTACCTGCCTGCAGAAAAACGAACCAGCCTTGATGATTATAAAAGACTGGCTGCAAAATTGAATGTGGCCGGTGAAATGACCAGGAAGGCCGGCATTCAGCTCGCCTACCATAACCACGATTTTGAGTTCAAGGATTATAGTGGAACAACCGGGTATGATATCCTCACTTCCCAGACCGATGAGAACCTGGTTAAATTTGAATTGGACCTTTATTGGACTGTTTTTGCCGGAAAAGACCCGCAGCAGTTATTTGAAAAACTAAAGGGGCGTGTACCGATGTGGCATGTGAAAGACATGGATAAAGCTGACCGCACCAAACAAACCGAAGTGGGTAATGGCGCCATTGATTACAAAGGCATCTTCAAGTTTGCAAAGTTATCGGGCATGAAACATTTCTATGTAGAGCAGGAGAATAATTATGTGCCTGACCCGGTTGGTGCTATCCAATCGAGCGCTAAATATATCATGGCCAACCTGGTGTAA
- the rpsG gene encoding 30S ribosomal protein S7 yields the protein MRKAQAKKLPLAPDARYNDKLVTRFVNNIMWQGKKSVAFEIFYDAVDKVSKMTNEDGYEIWKRAIANVTPAVEVRSRRIGGATFQIPAEVRPDRKISLSIKWLIRYSRDRNGRSMADKLANEIVAASKGEGGAFKKKEDTHRMAEANKAFSHFRI from the coding sequence ATGAGGAAAGCGCAAGCCAAAAAATTACCACTGGCACCTGATGCCAGGTATAACGATAAGCTGGTTACCCGTTTTGTGAATAATATCATGTGGCAGGGTAAAAAGAGTGTAGCATTTGAAATTTTTTATGACGCGGTTGACAAGGTTAGTAAAATGACCAATGAAGACGGTTATGAGATCTGGAAAAGGGCTATCGCCAATGTAACACCAGCTGTTGAAGTTCGTAGCCGCCGTATTGGTGGTGCTACCTTCCAGATTCCTGCAGAGGTTCGCCCGGACAGGAAAATCTCCCTCAGCATCAAATGGCTGATCCGCTATAGCCGCGACAGGAATGGTCGTAGCATGGCTGATAAACTGGCGAACGAGATCGTTGCTGCCAGCAAGGGTGAAGGTGGTGCATTCAAGAAGAAAGAAGATACGCACCGTATGGCTGAAGCCAACAAAGCGTTCTCGCACTTCCGCATCTAA
- the rpsL gene encoding 30S ribosomal protein S12: MPTIQQLVRKGREIIKAKSKSRALDACPQRRGVCTRVYTTTPKKPNSALRKVAKVRLTNKVEVIAYIPGEGHNLQEHSIVLIRGGRVKDLPGVRYHIVRGSLDTAGVKDRKQSRSKYGTKKDKTGGAKPAGKK, from the coding sequence ATGCCTACAATACAGCAATTAGTAAGAAAAGGTAGAGAAATCATCAAGGCCAAGAGCAAATCCAGGGCGCTGGATGCTTGTCCGCAACGTCGTGGTGTTTGTACACGTGTGTACACCACAACCCCTAAAAAACCAAACTCCGCTTTACGTAAAGTGGCGAAAGTTCGTTTGACCAACAAGGTAGAGGTGATTGCCTATATTCCGGGTGAAGGCCACAACCTGCAGGAGCACTCCATCGTGCTGATCCGCGGCGGTCGTGTGAAGGATTTGCCGGGTGTACGTTACCACATTGTTCGTGGTAGCCTGGATACTGCCGGTGTGAAAGACAGGAAACAAAGCCGTTCTAAATACGGAACCAAGAAAGATAAAACAGGTGGTGCTAAACCAGCCGGTAAAAAATAA
- a CDS encoding branched-chain amino acid aminotransferase, translating to MIAAFDIPVTRVGRSKLNDIPLENIPFGKYFTDHMLEADYADGEWKNVSIKPYQPLQLDPSLAALHYGQAIFEGIKAYKDDKGNAFVFRPIENYKRFNKSAARMNMPEVPEEIFMEGMRKLISIDKNWIPGGKDHSLYIRPFMFSTDTMLGVRPSETYKFLIILSPTGPYFAAPMKIVVEEAYTRAAPGGVGFSKNAGNYGGSMLAATTAKQEGYDQVLWTDAFEHKWLQEVGMMNVFFMINGVAVTPSLEEGTILAGVTRDSVITMLREMGIPVEERRISIDELLDAYGKGQLKEVFGTGTAAVIALIKELKYKEFIMQFDVNNAPVAMAVKQRLADIREGKTADIHQWMWPV from the coding sequence ATGATCGCAGCTTTTGATATTCCGGTTACCCGGGTAGGTCGTAGTAAACTGAATGACATTCCGTTGGAGAATATTCCTTTTGGCAAATATTTTACCGATCATATGCTGGAAGCGGATTATGCGGATGGCGAGTGGAAGAACGTATCGATCAAACCGTACCAGCCATTACAACTGGACCCTTCCCTGGCCGCACTGCATTATGGGCAGGCGATTTTTGAAGGCATCAAGGCGTATAAAGATGACAAAGGCAATGCATTTGTGTTCCGGCCAATAGAAAACTACAAGCGGTTCAACAAATCCGCCGCCAGGATGAATATGCCGGAAGTTCCCGAAGAGATCTTCATGGAAGGCATGCGCAAGCTCATTTCCATTGATAAGAACTGGATACCCGGCGGTAAGGACCATTCCCTGTACATCCGGCCATTTATGTTTTCAACAGACACCATGCTGGGTGTACGGCCATCAGAGACCTATAAATTCCTGATCATTTTGAGTCCAACGGGACCTTATTTTGCCGCCCCCATGAAAATTGTGGTAGAAGAGGCCTATACCAGGGCGGCCCCGGGTGGTGTTGGGTTTTCAAAAAATGCCGGGAACTACGGCGGCAGCATGCTGGCCGCTACAACGGCAAAGCAGGAAGGGTATGACCAGGTGTTGTGGACAGATGCTTTTGAACACAAATGGCTGCAGGAAGTGGGTATGATGAACGTGTTCTTTATGATCAATGGGGTAGCGGTAACGCCATCCCTGGAAGAAGGCACCATCCTGGCCGGCGTTACCCGTGATTCGGTGATTACCATGCTGCGGGAGATGGGTATTCCTGTAGAAGAGCGGCGGATCAGTATTGATGAGCTGCTGGACGCATATGGTAAAGGGCAACTGAAAGAAGTTTTCGGGACAGGTACCGCAGCAGTGATCGCCTTGATTAAAGAGTTGAAATACAAGGAGTTCATTATGCAATTTGATGTCAACAATGCACCTGTTGCCATGGCAGTAAAACAGCGCCTTGCAGACATCCGGGAAGGTAAGACAGCCGATATCCATCAATGGATGTGGCCGGTTTAG
- the rdgB gene encoding RdgB/HAM1 family non-canonical purine NTP pyrophosphatase — protein sequence MQLIFASNNTNKVKEIQQILPPGIELVSLKDAGILIDIPEPHDSLEANAREKSTTIFQLTGKDCFSEDTGLEVMALGGAPGVRSARYAGEKADPAANTAKLLDVLLNNNDRRARFRTVISLILAGTEYQFEGICTGQISHFPKGNNGFGYDPVFIPDGETRSFGEMSMDEKKIYSHRRKATDQLVSFLAKQII from the coding sequence ATGCAATTAATATTCGCCAGCAATAACACTAACAAAGTGAAGGAGATCCAGCAAATCCTTCCACCCGGAATAGAATTGGTATCGCTGAAAGATGCAGGTATATTGATTGATATTCCCGAACCGCACGATAGCCTTGAAGCCAATGCGCGGGAAAAGTCCACCACTATTTTCCAGCTGACCGGAAAGGATTGCTTTAGTGAGGATACCGGCCTTGAAGTAATGGCCCTGGGTGGCGCACCCGGCGTAAGGTCGGCCAGGTATGCCGGTGAAAAAGCTGATCCGGCGGCCAATACAGCGAAATTATTAGATGTGCTTCTTAATAATAATGACAGGCGGGCCCGGTTCAGAACCGTGATTTCCTTAATTTTAGCCGGTACCGAATACCAGTTCGAAGGGATCTGCACAGGGCAGATCAGCCATTTCCCCAAAGGGAACAATGGTTTTGGTTATGATCCTGTATTTATCCCTGACGGAGAAACCCGCAGTTTTGGGGAAATGTCTATGGACGAGAAAAAAATTTACAGTCACCGGCGTAAAGCTACTGACCAGCTGGTCAGTTTCCTGGCGAAACAAATAATATAG
- a CDS encoding RNA polymerase sigma factor, translating into MDSDLIKGSIEGDPRMQEELYKRFAPKMYAVCLRYAGNNDDAQDLLQEGFIKVFRNLAKFRNEGSFEGWIRRVFVNTSIEHYRRKVHLNSISDQDEKVIEDASVSVLDQLAERDIIQLVRELSPGYRAVFNLYVIEGYSHKEIAEMLHISEGTSKSQLARAKSILQKKVADYLGEQRK; encoded by the coding sequence ATGGACAGCGACTTAATTAAAGGAAGTATCGAGGGCGACCCCAGGATGCAGGAAGAATTGTATAAAAGATTTGCCCCAAAAATGTATGCGGTTTGCCTCAGGTATGCCGGAAATAATGATGATGCGCAGGACTTGTTACAGGAGGGGTTTATCAAGGTATTCAGAAACCTGGCCAAATTCAGGAATGAAGGTTCCTTTGAAGGATGGATAAGAAGGGTTTTTGTAAATACTTCCATTGAACACTATCGGCGAAAAGTTCACCTTAATAGTATTTCTGACCAGGATGAAAAAGTAATTGAAGATGCATCTGTGTCGGTATTGGACCAATTGGCAGAAAGGGATATTATCCAATTGGTGCGGGAGTTGTCACCAGGTTATCGCGCTGTTTTCAACCTGTATGTGATTGAAGGTTACTCGCACAAGGAAATTGCAGAAATGCTGCATATCAGTGAAGGAACCAGCAAGTCACAATTGGCCAGGGCAAAATCAATTCTTCAAAAAAAGGTTGCTGACTATTTAGGCGAACAACGTAAATAA
- a CDS encoding acyl-CoA thioesterase, with the protein MARIKLDIPDRFVFQTKLTVRITDLNYGGHVGNDALLGLIHEVRMQFLQHAGYTELDVSGAGLIMSDVAIEFRQELFYGDVILASVVANDFSRVGFDICYRFEKLTEGKNQLVALAKTGMVCYDYAAKKIQAVPGGVKEQLGLEE; encoded by the coding sequence ATGGCGAGGATTAAGCTGGATATTCCTGACCGTTTTGTTTTCCAAACGAAACTCACCGTGCGCATCACCGACCTCAATTATGGCGGTCATGTCGGGAATGATGCCCTGCTGGGTTTGATCCATGAAGTAAGGATGCAATTCCTGCAGCACGCAGGGTATACTGAGCTGGATGTTTCAGGAGCCGGACTCATCATGAGTGATGTAGCCATTGAATTCAGGCAGGAATTATTTTATGGCGATGTCATCCTGGCCAGTGTTGTGGCCAATGATTTCTCAAGGGTGGGATTTGATATTTGCTACCGGTTTGAAAAACTCACTGAAGGGAAAAACCAACTGGTTGCCCTGGCTAAAACAGGTATGGTCTGTTATGATTATGCAGCAAAAAAAATACAGGCAGTTCCTGGTGGCGTGAAGGAGCAACTTGGCCTCGAAGAATAA
- a CDS encoding shikimate dehydrogenase family protein: MTRQFGLIGYPLGHSFSKGFFTAKFEAEGVDARYDNFPLEHISDFPALLAAHPQLEGINVTIPHKEKVTSYLHHVSPVVAAIGACNCIRIQNKQLTGYNTDVVGFEKSLRKKLGHHHNAALVLGTGGASKAVQYVLQQLQIPFTVISRKADPEKGIREYGALKKEDLQYATLWINTTPLGMAPNTESMPPLDYGQVSERHYLYDLVYNPAETKFLSAGKSKGAVIENGHDMLIIQAEESWAIWNA, from the coding sequence ATGACCCGGCAGTTTGGCCTTATCGGATATCCGTTGGGACATTCATTTTCCAAAGGATTTTTCACGGCTAAATTTGAAGCTGAGGGTGTGGATGCGCGTTATGATAATTTCCCGCTGGAGCATATCAGTGACTTCCCGGCGCTCTTAGCTGCGCATCCGCAACTGGAAGGTATCAATGTGACCATTCCCCATAAAGAAAAAGTGACCAGCTACCTGCATCATGTAAGCCCCGTAGTTGCCGCCATTGGCGCCTGTAATTGCATCCGTATCCAGAACAAACAGCTTACCGGGTACAATACTGATGTGGTCGGGTTTGAAAAGTCGCTGCGGAAAAAACTCGGTCACCACCATAATGCCGCATTGGTATTGGGAACAGGAGGTGCATCAAAAGCCGTTCAGTATGTATTGCAACAACTGCAAATACCCTTTACCGTTATAAGCCGCAAGGCTGACCCGGAAAAGGGGATCCGGGAGTACGGCGCATTAAAAAAGGAAGACCTGCAGTATGCCACTTTATGGATCAATACAACGCCGCTGGGGATGGCCCCCAACACGGAATCCATGCCACCACTGGATTACGGGCAGGTGAGTGAGCGGCATTATTTATATGACCTGGTTTACAATCCGGCGGAAACAAAATTCCTGTCTGCAGGAAAATCGAAAGGAGCAGTGATTGAAAATGGCCATGACATGCTCATCATACAGGCCGAAGAAAGCTGGGCAATCTGGAACGCCTGA